CGCAATCGGCGGTGCCCTGGGCGCTTACGGACTGGCTGCAATTCATTATATTCCAAACGTTGAACAGACGGAATTTACAATCAAAGGCATGCACCTACTCTTCACATTGCTTCCCGGTGCCTTGAGCCTGCTGGCAATGCTTCCGTTTTGTTTCTACGACCTGACAGAAGAACGTTACGACTGCATTTTAAATGAACTGCTGGAACGTAGAAAAACGTCTGAAAGACAGAAAGGATAAAAAAAGTATTATGAAAATATGCGTCAGTTTATATTGCGGTCTTACAGCCGCTGCTGTGTCCGGGATGTCTGCGGTCAATTCTTCGGCAGAGGTGAAACGCCCGAATCTGCTGTTGATTTATATTGATGATCTGGGAGATCGTTTTCTTGGATGTTACCGGGAAGACGGCCAAAATTCTGATACACCGAACATTGACAGGCTGGCGTCGACCGGTGTCCGGATGACAGACGGCTATGTGACGGCATCAATCTGTACGCCGTCGCGCGCGGCGGTTCTGACCGGACGGTATCAGCAGACATTCGGAATATACGGCAATCCGGATGCTTTTGCCGGGATGCCGGACAACGTGAACATGCTGGCAGATCACCTTAGTTCATATGGGTATTCGTGCGGATGGGTGGGTAAATCCCATCTGGGATGGAACATGAATCCGCTGGATCGCAACTTTGATTATTTCTGCGGATTTCTAGGCGGCTGGCATGATTATTATCGGGCGGATGCGGGGCATATATGGACGGATGAAGCCGGGCAGGCTTGGGTATATGAAAACAGAACGCCCTTAAAGGAAATCAAGTATCTGACTGAAGAGTTTACAGATCGCTCTCTGGCTTTTATGGAGCGCAGTCAGCAGGCCGGAACTCCCTGGGCGCTGTATCTGGCATATAATGCGGTGCATTCGCCTACGCAGGCTCCCTGGGATACGGTCAAGGACCTGGGCGGAGAAAAGATAACCAGCTGGAATTTGCGTCGCGCGATGGTTATGTCTCTGGATAAGGGTATCGGACGGCTTCTGGATTTTCTTGAAAAATCCGGAAGCCGGAATAACACGTTGGTGTTTTTCATAGGCGATAACGGTGGAACCGGAAATTCCTACCGGTCCGGTAAGGGATCGCTGTATGAAGGCGGCATCCGCGTTCCGTATCTGGTCAGTCTGCCGGGGATATTGCCCCAGGGTAAAGTTTATTCAAGACCGGTCTCATCACTGGATGTCATTCCCACTTTTTTATCTCTGGCCGGTCTGGCGGTGCCTGACCGGCTGGATGGGACAGATCTGACACCCTACCTTACTGGACAGCGGCAGGGTGATCCTCATCAGGTTCTTTTCTGGCAGTACTCAGGAGATAATCCGGACAGTGTCATTCGTTTTGCGGTTCGGCAGGATCATTGGAAACTTGTCCGCGACCTGAATCAGCCGGATGCTGTGGAGTTGTATAACCTGAGGGACGATGTTTCAGAAAAAACAAATTTGATCGAACAGCATCCGGAAGTCGCGGCGTCTATGCAGCAGCTCCGTTCGCAGTGGGAAAAGAAGATTGTTCCTCCGCTGGTTCCTCCGGGCAGACGAGGATCTCCGTGGGTGGAAGAACTGAAGCAGGCAGGCAGGGGCTGGCAGGAAATAAGGGATAAAATAAATAAAACCAGGAATCAGGAAGCAATGGATGCAATGCGGATTTATTGGGAAAAAGAAAGAAATAAAGATGAAGAGGATCAATGTGGATTATAGTGTATTAGTCACGATCTGATCTGACAGTCAGGCAGAAAAATGTTCCCCCTGTTAGGGTCAAAAACAAAAACCTCCGGCGTGAATGCCGGAACTAACAGGAATAACAGAGATGACAGACGGCTGTGTCACGATGGCATCCCGGCATGAAATCCAACAATGTTAACACGCCCTAGGAAAAAGATACTTATGGCGTCAGTTTTATAATGGTAAGGGAAAAACAAAACAAAGGATTTTTAACGCCCGTCCTTTAGAAAATGAAAAATACTACGCAACAAATGGAATGCTGGCGTATCTCCATGAGGTAATATTCAGGAAAATGGATCGAGAAAATAGAGTATGAAAACTTCACGGATATTAACGACTGTATTTTCCGGATTGTTCATAGCGGGAGCCGCAGGTGCAGATGAGGATGCACGACCGAATGTGCTTTTTATTATGTCTGACGATCTGCGGACGGCATTAGGCTGTTACGGCAACCGGCAGGTGATCACTCCGAATATTGATCAGCTGGCTTCTTCAGGATTTGTTTTCCGGCGGAGTTACTGTCAGATGGCGGTTTGTAATGCGTCACGTTCCAGTTTGCTGACAGGATGGCGACTGGATTCTCTCCGATTTGAAAACAGCGGAAATTTTAGAAAAAACTCCCCGGGAATTATTACGCTTCCTCAGCATTTTAAAAACAACGGATATCACACAATAGGGATTGGGAAAATTTTTCATGGGGATGATGACGAGGTGATGTCGTGGAGCGAACCCTGGTGGACGCCGGATCGATCAGGGTATCTAAAGACCTGGGAGGAGCGGAGAGCGGAAGGTCAGAAGATGGGGCTTTCCGGAGAGAGGCTTCGGCAGTTTGTCCGTCCGGTTGTTGAATGCACCGATGCTGCTGACGAAGAATATAAAGACGGGATGATTGCCGGGCGGGCTCTTGAAGTAATGCGCAGAGTGAAAGACCGGCCGTTTTTTCTGGCCGTTGGATTCAGCCGTCCTCATTTGCCTTTTGCCTGTCCGAAAAAATACTGGGACTTGTATGACCGTGAAAAAATTAAAGCGGCAGAAAATCGCATACGGCCTGACGGGATTCCCGACTATACGGTGAATGGTCCTCTTGAAATAGAAAGTTACGGGAAGGTTCCTGTTGGCGCAGATGGAAGAGCGGATATTTCTGCAGATCAGGCAAAAGAGTTAACGCATGGCTATTATGCCAGTGTCAGTTTTGTCGATGCGCTGGTTGGAAAACTCCTGAATGAACTGCAACGGTTAGGGCTTGATAAAAAAACAATTGTGGTTCTGATCGGAGATCACGGATTTCATCTCGGCGAACGCGGACACTGGTCGAAATTTACAAATTACGAAGTGGATGCCGCTGCACCATTGATTGTTCGAGCCCCCAGCATGAAATACAGCGGGTACAGTACTTTAGCGATTACTGAATTTGTCGATATTTATCCATCGCTGTGCGAACTCGCCGGGCTGCCGCTGCCGGAACAGCGTCTGGAAGGGACCAGTTTTGTTCCTCTGGTGAACATCAATCCGGAGCTGCCATGGAAAAAAGCCGCATTCACCCAATATAATCGACCGGCTAATCATGGCGGGATGATCGGACGGGCGGTGAGAACGGAATATTTTCGCTATGTGGAATGGGAAAAAGATAGCGCAGTAATTTTTTCGGAATTGTATGATCATCGGGCTGACCCGGATGAAATGGTGAATCTTGCTTTCAGTCCCGAATGGGAGTCTGTTGCTGCCGAGCTGTCGGGCTTGTTGCATAATGGATGGGAGAGTGCACTTCCGGATCTGAAGCAAAAATAGGTGGCGAAAGGAAGGATGAGGATATGAAAAAAGCAGGCGCACTTAGCTGGCTTTATGTCGCCGGAGTTGCCGGTGGAATCCAAGCATTTGGAAATCAGCAGAAAATCTCTCCGAATGTTTTGTTCATAGCGATTGATGATTTAAATGACTGGGTGGGGTGCTTTGGCGGGAACCCGCAGGCAAAAACGCCGAATATCGACCGGCTGGCCGCGTCCGGAATTAAATTCACGAATGCTTATTGTGACGCACCTGCGTGCGGGCCGTCGCGGGCTGCGCTGCTCACCGGCATTCGCCCGAACCGTTCAGGAGTTTATCTGAACAATCATAAAAGCTGGCTGCGGTCAGAAGTTCTGCATGCGGCGGTACAGCTTCCAAAACATTTTCACGATAACGGTTACTACACTGCAATTACCGGGAAAATTCATCATGAACGCTGGCTGGAACTCATTGGAGAAGATGAAGGCTGGGAAACGGCATGGCCTTCGAGAAAAAATGTGGTGCCGGACAGTCCGTGGCCGAGGCACCCGGATGGAACACCGCCGCCGATGCGTCGCGGACCGCGTGATAAGTTCAGTGATTTTGATTGGTATCCTCTCGATTGCGAACTCGAAGAAATGGCCGAAGTAAAATCAGCAAGCTGGATTAAAGAACAGCTTCAAATTGAATACGACCGACCGTTTTTCATTGCCTGTGGATTTCAAAAACCGCATGTGCCGTGGTTTGTGCCACGCCGGTTTTTTGATATGCATCCACTGGATCAGATTCAGCTTCCAGAAATAAAGTTTGATGACCTGGACGACGTACCGGAAATTGCAAAGCGGAATGCCTACTGCTATAGCGGGCTTTACGAAATGCTGCGCGATAACGGACTGGAAAAAGAAGCGGTGCAGGCCTATCTTGCTGCGACATCATACGCGGACTATTGCGTCGGGCTGCTGCTGGATGCGCTGGAAGACAGTGCATATAAAGATAATACGATTATTGTTCTGTGGAGTGACCACGGGTTTCATCTCGGCGAAAAAACCAGATGGAGTAAATATAGTTTATGGAATGAGGCCACCCGTTGCCTGCTGATGTGGAACGCGCCGGGAATTACAAAGGAAAATATGGAATCCACCATTCCGGTAAATTTATCTGATATGTACCCGACTCTGGTTGAGCTGTGCGGATTGCCGAATCCGGTTCAGCAGTTCGATGGTATGTCGCTTGTTCCGTTTATGAAAAATCCGGCGTTAAAATCAGAACATCCTGCAATGACCGCACATCATTATAAATGTTACAGTCTGCGCAATGAAGAGTGGCGCTATACGGTTTACGCCAACGGTACAGAAGAGTTGTATAATGAAATCAGTGACCCGCTGGAATGGACGAATCTTGCCAGAGATCCGGAATATGAGTCGGTAAAAAACTCACTGCGAAAATGGCTGCCGCAGGAAAGTGCGCCGGCGCTGAAAAAGATGAACATTGTCTCGCCCCGAAAACTGGCGAATGGAGGAGAAAATGAATAATATAACATTATCCGCGGTAGGTGTACTGGCGGCTGGTTTTGCAACCGCAGCAGAGCAGTCACGCCCGAATATCCTGTTTATTCTTAGCGATGACCATTCGCGGCAGGCGATCAGTTGCTATAACGACGGCAGATTGAACCAGACGCCGAATCTCGACCGGATTGCACATGAGGGAATGCGGCTCGACAACGTATTCTGTGTCAGCGCGCTTAGCGCACCGAGCCGTGCAACAATTCTTACCGGAAAACATTCTCATATCACCGGATTGACTCAACTGTGGGACTATATGAAACGTGCGCCCACGGTGTTTGATAATTCGCAGGATACGATTGCAACCTATATGCAGCAGGCGGGTTATCAGACTGCCGTGGTTGGCAAATGGCACCTCAACTGCACGCCGCGGAATTTCGATTATTACAACGTCTTAATCGGGCCGTGGGGACAGGGGGAATATTTTGATCCGGATTTCAATGAAAACGGAACAGAACGGACGTATACGGGACGTTACGTAACCGATGTGATCACAGAGGAAAGCCTGCGCTGGCTTGAGGAATCACGCGATCGTGAAAAACCGTTCATGCTCTTTGTTCATCACAAAGCACCGCACGCCATCTGCGAGCCGGATCAGAAACACAAAGGAATGTACGACGACGTTGTTTTTCCAGAGCCGGATACGATCAACGATGATTATGCCGGCCGGCTTGCCGCAGCCGCATCCGATCAACGGCTGGACAAGTGGACCCCTTATGTGAGAAAGGCTCCGAAAGGGTTGTCACCGGAAAAATTGCGCTCGTTTGTATATCAGGCGTACATGAGAGATTATTGTTCCGTGATTGCTTCTATTGACGACAATGTAGGACGCATGCTGAACTATCTTGAAAAAACAGGAGAACTGGATAACACCGTCGTCATGTATTCGTCTGATCAGGGAATGTTTCTTGGAGATCACGGTTGGTATAATAAAATGTTCATGTATGAAGAGCCGATCCGCATGCCGTTACTGATCCGTTATCCAAAAGAAATTGCCGCTGGTTCGGTCAGCAGTACCATGATACTGAATGTAGACTTCGCTCAGACAATGCTCGATCTTGCCGGAATTCCCGCCCCGCGCGACATGCAGGGAAAATCATTCCGCCCGGCATTTTCCGGAAAAACCCCGGCAGACTGGCGTGACAGTTTTTTCTATCAGCACTACGGGGAGTGGGTTGCCCCGCATTACGGTGTGCGCACAGATCGTTATAAGCTGATCTATTTTTATAACGATCCTGATCATCCGGAATGGGAGCTTTTCGATCTGAAAAACGATCCAAAAGAACTCAGCAATGTCCATAATAATCCCGAATATGCCGGTGTCGTAAAAGAAATGCACAAAAAACTTCAGGCAGTTCAGAAAGAGTGCGGATACATGAAAGAAGTTGACGACGGTGTAATGATGCGCTGGCGTAAACGGCTGGCCGACAAAAAACGCTGGGAAAAGAACAAATAGCGAAGAATGAGATGTAATAGATACTGTTTTTGCAGCTCATTTTTTGCGGTGGAGAACATCTGATCAAGGTGTTCAATCTGGAGGAACAGAAATAAATTTTCAGTTCGGCAAAAAATGTAAACGCAGGTGCATGAAATGCAAAGCTGTTTCCGGTTGTTTTTAATAACCTGAATGTACGTATAGTAGGAAAAGGAGAAAAATGCGCCTATTACTAATATCTCTAATGATTCTTGGCAGCATCCGCCTGTTCGCTGAAGATGTTTACTGGACTAGCGCCGCTGGCGACCGACTCTGGACAAATTCAAAAAACTGGAATGCCGGCACTCCGAAACAAACAGATGCTGTGCGGCTGAATAAGCCGGTTAAATTACAGCCGTTGTTTACCGAAAAGATGAGAACAACTGTAAAGGCGGTTTTTATCGGTATATCCGATGGCGAAGTTGCCGGTTTTGAAATGACGGGCGGAAAGCTGACCGTAACCGGTGCGTTTGAGGTCAATAAAAATGACACTATGAAACATAAAGGGCAGTTTACGATGAGCGGCGGCATATTGTCGGTCGGGGGAAATTTCCGTGTTGGCTGGAACGATAATGACGCACAGGTTTTGATTACCGGCGGACGAATTGAAACCGAATATGGTAACGCTGGCGCAAAAAGCCGAATTATTCTTCAGGATGGTGTAATTAACGCACATTGGAACTGGCTGATGAATGAAGGCTCAAAGATGGATATTCAGGGAGGGCAGTTTATCGTCCGCAGCATTAAACGTGAAGAACAGCTCCGTTCTTATATCGACAATGGCAATATTATCGCATGACGGTAAGGGAACTGTTAACATGATCGTGGAGAAAGGGAGGATTGTCATCACGGCCATCCCGGGGAAATAGGCAGTTTTTCACATCTGCAAAAAGTGTAAAGTGACACACAAAAAATGAAAAGACGAATGTCAGATATAATTTACCATAGCATATGGTTTGAGTATTTGAATTAATATTAACAGAAAGGAGAACAGGATGAGTAAGCTCATAAAAACAGCAGTTACTATATTGGGCATAACAATTAGTGTATGTGCCGACACGACGTGGAATAATAACGGCGGTGATCAAGTGTGGACGAACGCCGCAAACTGGACAGCCGGAATTCCTGGGCCGGCGGATGTGGTTACATTAAGTAAAGCCATTTCAATCCAGCCGATTTTTTCTGTTGGAATGAGCGGAACAGTTTCTAATGTTCTCATTGGAATGGCTGGCGGAAACACTGCCGGATTTTTAATGACAGGTGGAGCATTGGCAGTTAATGGGACGTTCAATATCAACCAGAATAATAATGCCAACCATCAGGCAAAGTTTGAAATGACCGGCGGGAATCTTACTGTTTCTCAAAATTTCCGGGTGGGAATGAATCATAATAATGCAGAGTTTATTATGAGCGGTGGAAATATCTCTGTCGGATATTTTAATTTAGGATCGAATGCAACAGTTTCTATCAGCGGCGGTACATTTGAAATTCAAAATAACTGGGTGATGAACGGAACTCATACGGCGATTGATCTTTGCGGAGGAACAATCGTTTTTAATAATGCAAACGGTGGAGACGGGACGTTTGGCGACATCATTCAGGGATATATTGATGCCGGTTATATTGTCGGCTACGGCGGTACAGAAGCGTTGAATGTGGAGAAAAATGGAGATGTATGGACAATCACTGCAGTTCCTGAAGCTTCATCGATCACGTTGTTTTTGATCAGCTCTGTAAGTATTATTGGGCTCAGAAAAAAGCTTTAATACAATGGTTCCTGTTGCGTTTTTGATAACATTGCTGGGTGTTTCGGCGCCCAGCAATTTATGTTTAAACACACAGGTTGCATGGATGGATGCGTTGCCGGAACAGGGATGTTTCGCCGAATTTGCAATTGACGGAAACTTAAATACATACGCCCGTACTGAATTCCCGGGACCATGGGATTTTACGATTGATCTGCAAACAAAAGCATCCGGTATAAACCGGATTGTGTTCTCGCCGGACACAGAACGGTACGCCTCTGAGTATAAAATTCAGATATCGGACGACAACTGGACATGGATTGATCTGGTTGTACAAAGCAACGGCACAGGAAATTCCTGTTCCTATGAAATTTTTCCGGAGGCATCGGGGCGGTACATAAAAATTACAGTTGCGGCGCAAAGCGGCTTACAAAGTCATATAATCCGTAATGTTGAAGTTTTCGGATATGCCGGCGAATATTGTAAAGCGTTTCCGTTCGACCCGCCGGAGCGCCCGGAAATTATTTTTAAACTGATCGTTGGACGGGACACAGATTTTCTTTGGAAATACAGATATAATCCGGAAGAAATTTTTGCGCGCTTCGACCGGGTTTACCAGTCAGTTCAGCCGCTTTTGAAACACTATAATCTCTCATTTGTAATCTGCCCGAGTCTGTTCTATTCCAACACGGATGACGAAGGCTACGGACGCGAAGTCACTCCGGTTTATACCATTGATCCCGTTCTGATTTCATTACTGGATGAATTTGAAGCCAGAAGCTGGAACTATTCCAGTAAAGACTGCGCGCCGGGATTTCATCTGATGGTATATTCATCGGATGCATCTCATCAGCAGGAAGAATTTGACATCCCATGGCCCCCGTTAAACCGTGCCGAGTATTCCACGGATGGACACAAGGGCATGACGCTCGATATTCAAACCGCGCGTGATCTGAAATTCCGCTATCCGCGCACATTCTGCGGCATTGTTTTCCATGAACTGCTTGGCAGCAACCGCCGGTGGCTGAACGGCGGTGATGGCGGTATTCCCAAAGATGATGAAGCCATCCGCGCCTGGGCTGATTTCTGCCGCGACTACGGTTTGGAACTGGTCTGGGGCGATCCGAAGTGGACCGCTTCCGGGCTGCCTGAAGGAAACAGCATTTTTGTGAACGACTCCAACTACACAGCTAACACCGAAATCTGGGCCGATGTGCTGGCATACACCCGGACGGCTTGCGGCTCAAATGCTGTTTTTGTAATCAACAACAACAATTTTAACCTTGCCGATTCGCTGATGCGCTATGGCGACGTGGTGACAAACTCTGCTGCCGGTGTACCGTCATGGCTTCAGTTTAATCTGCCGTTTAAACAGCATCCGGTTTTTGACTGGGCAGAACAGGGGTTTCGATGGGGACAGAATCTTCAAGACTGGTTCTGGAGGAGCGGGGTAAAAAATTATGCAACCGTCAACTGGATTCAGAATTTTTTTAATCCCTGTATGCCTATGGAAATTGTTTCTGCCGGAATGGCTGGTGCGCTGGCTCACAACGCATCCGTCATCTATTTAGAATCGCCGGGATATTTTTGGCACGGACCGGTCACAACACCTGTTACCGTTAGCGACGAGTATGAACCGACGTATCAGTTTCATCGTTTTGTCAACTTCGCGACTAATATTCAGAACGATATTTCCGGTACAAACGGAATCAATTTTTATTTTGATTCCGACACACAGCGGATGAGTGAAAACTCGTTGTTGAATCCGCCGGATAATTATGATCAGAGCACGCTGATTTTTTACCGGACCGATGTCCCCGCGCTGCCGCAGACGTTCGACTGCTATAACGGAAAAATTATGTTCCACGAACACGCGGTGCCGTCTGTTCCCGTTAACTGTTTCACTGACCGCATAAGTCGCGTCGTCCGGCTGGAAAATTATGGTTGCGGATTGGAAGGATTACTTGTCGAGCGCCTGAATAACCGCGGCAGGCGTGACATCGAAATTCACGCGCTCAACGGGCATGCTAAATTTTACCAGAATGATGCTCGCTTTAATACGGACTTTGTCTATATCACCGCCGCTAATCTTATTTCCGAAAAGATTCTTCAGAATCGGGGTGACCTCGATGAACTCATTGTTCTTCGCAACGAATCCGGCGCGCTGGTGCCGTATGTTTATCAACTTTATCTGGATCGCAACCATGATTACCGCCTGAGTGCTCTCACAGAAGAGGAAAGCATTGCTGTCGTCACGAATGCGATTGGCGGCGAACTGCCTTCACCGGAAAAATTCCTCGGTCTGGTTGTTGCCAAACACCAGGTCTCCATAAAAAACACCAATACCCGACCGCTGGACCGCCTCGTAATTCTGACAGCAAACGGTACCTCCTGCCGCCTGCAGACAAAACAACTGTTTAAAAACTCCGCCATGCAGCTTGACATAGAAAATCACTGGCTGACGGACGCACACGGACATCTGCATGTTGCATCGATGGACATCAACCGGAACTTCCGCGAAGAGGTTGTGCTCATTCAGCAAACCGGCGATTCACATATCAAAGCAGTGTTTTATGAGGCCGGCGATTCTAAATTTAAAAAAATCCATTCCCGAATATTCCCCGTGGAACCTGACGGAACGACTGACGACTGCTGGAATCAGTTATATCGAGCGCCGCAGTCAGACCGGTCAACCGTTTTTTCTAACGTTGAACTATCAGGATCCGCATCCTTATTTTACAGCTCCTGAACCATACGATACGCTCTTTTCTCCTGATCAGTTTACGCTGCCTTCTAACTTTCGCCGCGAGCCGGTTGCGGGCGAGCCGCGGCGTTTAGAGATTTGGCGGGAGCACTCACGTTCACGGGATGCCGGTGAAGAGGACTTCAAAAAAGCGATGGCCATGTACTGTGGACAAATCCGTTATGTGGATGATCAGCTGGGACGGGTGCTTGATAAACTGGAAGAACTGAATCTGCTGGAAAGTACAATTGTTCTGTTTTGGAGCGATCATGGCGAGTTCATTGGTGATTATGGAGTAACCCATAAAATGGCCGCCTACTATGACAGCCTGATACGGATTCCCATGATTCTCCGGGACCCGAGTGGACGGATTCCAACCGGCAGGAATCATCATATTATCGAAGCCATGGATATTTTTGCGACCATTCTGGATTTATGCGGCATTCCACAGCCGTCCGGCAGCCGCGCGTACAGCCTGTTGAGAGAGAATTACATGCCGCGTACCGACGCATATGCGGAAGGCGGATTGTTGATTCCACCTGTGGACGACCCCATTCCTGGACTCAGACTTCGGGCCCCGTCACCACCGACGCAGTTTGGCCCCGGTGCCATGCTCCGCACTGATCAGTGGAAACTATGTGTGCACGGCTACGACTGCAGGGAACTGTATGATTTAGGAAGCGACCCGCACGAAACCAATAATCTGTATAACAATCCGACTTACGCAACCATTATCCGCGATTTAACGAATCGTCTGGTTCAACGCATGTTATGCTACGGACAAGCACCTGAGCATCTTCCTCGTCCATTGATTAAGAAAATAGCATGCAATGGGATTCCCATATGGAATAAAGCTGCTTCGGCCGTGATGCAATGTACAGGTATGCTTCCTGGCAATAAACGTTCCGGGGAATAGATACATAATTAGTCGCCGCTGAAAAAGGCGGTTTTCAGCGGCGACTATGTAAAGATTCAAACACAGGGACCTTCTAAATTCATGGGACTGGGCGTTACCAACGCAGGACTGGCGATGACGCAATCTATTATCTGGGACGCTGATTAATAAGGAATTACGTTTATGGAAATAAGAAGAATAAATCATCGCTACAAATGGGCATCAAGAAGTCCAATGATGATCGCAAAATTTGGGTATGTGAAAGAGCCTGAAGGCTTAGAATCCACGCTGCCAAAGGAATCGGTTTACGACCATGCTCTTTATCCCGGAGAAACCCTGAATGATGTTGCCAAGCAGTATGGCGGTTCTAAAGATGCCATCATGCAACGGAATAATATTACGGATGAATTAGCTGTAGGTG
Above is a window of Kiritimatiellales bacterium DNA encoding:
- a CDS encoding sulfatase-like hydrolase/transferase, whose amino-acid sequence is MKICVSLYCGLTAAAVSGMSAVNSSAEVKRPNLLLIYIDDLGDRFLGCYREDGQNSDTPNIDRLASTGVRMTDGYVTASICTPSRAAVLTGRYQQTFGIYGNPDAFAGMPDNVNMLADHLSSYGYSCGWVGKSHLGWNMNPLDRNFDYFCGFLGGWHDYYRADAGHIWTDEAGQAWVYENRTPLKEIKYLTEEFTDRSLAFMERSQQAGTPWALYLAYNAVHSPTQAPWDTVKDLGGEKITSWNLRRAMVMSLDKGIGRLLDFLEKSGSRNNTLVFFIGDNGGTGNSYRSGKGSLYEGGIRVPYLVSLPGILPQGKVYSRPVSSLDVIPTFLSLAGLAVPDRLDGTDLTPYLTGQRQGDPHQVLFWQYSGDNPDSVIRFAVRQDHWKLVRDLNQPDAVELYNLRDDVSEKTNLIEQHPEVAASMQQLRSQWEKKIVPPLVPPGRRGSPWVEELKQAGRGWQEIRDKINKTRNQEAMDAMRIYWEKERNKDEEDQCGL
- a CDS encoding sulfatase, which produces MKTSRILTTVFSGLFIAGAAGADEDARPNVLFIMSDDLRTALGCYGNRQVITPNIDQLASSGFVFRRSYCQMAVCNASRSSLLTGWRLDSLRFENSGNFRKNSPGIITLPQHFKNNGYHTIGIGKIFHGDDDEVMSWSEPWWTPDRSGYLKTWEERRAEGQKMGLSGERLRQFVRPVVECTDAADEEYKDGMIAGRALEVMRRVKDRPFFLAVGFSRPHLPFACPKKYWDLYDREKIKAAENRIRPDGIPDYTVNGPLEIESYGKVPVGADGRADISADQAKELTHGYYASVSFVDALVGKLLNELQRLGLDKKTIVVLIGDHGFHLGERGHWSKFTNYEVDAAAPLIVRAPSMKYSGYSTLAITEFVDIYPSLCELAGLPLPEQRLEGTSFVPLVNINPELPWKKAAFTQYNRPANHGGMIGRAVRTEYFRYVEWEKDSAVIFSELYDHRADPDEMVNLAFSPEWESVAAELSGLLHNGWESALPDLKQK
- a CDS encoding sulfatase; this encodes MKKAGALSWLYVAGVAGGIQAFGNQQKISPNVLFIAIDDLNDWVGCFGGNPQAKTPNIDRLAASGIKFTNAYCDAPACGPSRAALLTGIRPNRSGVYLNNHKSWLRSEVLHAAVQLPKHFHDNGYYTAITGKIHHERWLELIGEDEGWETAWPSRKNVVPDSPWPRHPDGTPPPMRRGPRDKFSDFDWYPLDCELEEMAEVKSASWIKEQLQIEYDRPFFIACGFQKPHVPWFVPRRFFDMHPLDQIQLPEIKFDDLDDVPEIAKRNAYCYSGLYEMLRDNGLEKEAVQAYLAATSYADYCVGLLLDALEDSAYKDNTIIVLWSDHGFHLGEKTRWSKYSLWNEATRCLLMWNAPGITKENMESTIPVNLSDMYPTLVELCGLPNPVQQFDGMSLVPFMKNPALKSEHPAMTAHHYKCYSLRNEEWRYTVYANGTEELYNEISDPLEWTNLARDPEYESVKNSLRKWLPQESAPALKKMNIVSPRKLANGGENE
- a CDS encoding sulfatase — translated: MNNITLSAVGVLAAGFATAAEQSRPNILFILSDDHSRQAISCYNDGRLNQTPNLDRIAHEGMRLDNVFCVSALSAPSRATILTGKHSHITGLTQLWDYMKRAPTVFDNSQDTIATYMQQAGYQTAVVGKWHLNCTPRNFDYYNVLIGPWGQGEYFDPDFNENGTERTYTGRYVTDVITEESLRWLEESRDREKPFMLFVHHKAPHAICEPDQKHKGMYDDVVFPEPDTINDDYAGRLAAAASDQRLDKWTPYVRKAPKGLSPEKLRSFVYQAYMRDYCSVIASIDDNVGRMLNYLEKTGELDNTVVMYSSDQGMFLGDHGWYNKMFMYEEPIRMPLLIRYPKEIAAGSVSSTMILNVDFAQTMLDLAGIPAPRDMQGKSFRPAFSGKTPADWRDSFFYQHYGEWVAPHYGVRTDRYKLIYFYNDPDHPEWELFDLKNDPKELSNVHNNPEYAGVVKEMHKKLQAVQKECGYMKEVDDGVMMRWRKRLADKKRWEKNK
- a CDS encoding discoidin domain-containing protein translates to MDALPEQGCFAEFAIDGNLNTYARTEFPGPWDFTIDLQTKASGINRIVFSPDTERYASEYKIQISDDNWTWIDLVVQSNGTGNSCSYEIFPEASGRYIKITVAAQSGLQSHIIRNVEVFGYAGEYCKAFPFDPPERPEIIFKLIVGRDTDFLWKYRYNPEEIFARFDRVYQSVQPLLKHYNLSFVICPSLFYSNTDDEGYGREVTPVYTIDPVLISLLDEFEARSWNYSSKDCAPGFHLMVYSSDASHQQEEFDIPWPPLNRAEYSTDGHKGMTLDIQTARDLKFRYPRTFCGIVFHELLGSNRRWLNGGDGGIPKDDEAIRAWADFCRDYGLELVWGDPKWTASGLPEGNSIFVNDSNYTANTEIWADVLAYTRTACGSNAVFVINNNNFNLADSLMRYGDVVTNSAAGVPSWLQFNLPFKQHPVFDWAEQGFRWGQNLQDWFWRSGVKNYATVNWIQNFFNPCMPMEIVSAGMAGALAHNASVIYLESPGYFWHGPVTTPVTVSDEYEPTYQFHRFVNFATNIQNDISGTNGINFYFDSDTQRMSENSLLNPPDNYDQSTLIFYRTDVPALPQTFDCYNGKIMFHEHAVPSVPVNCFTDRISRVVRLENYGCGLEGLLVERLNNRGRRDIEIHALNGHAKFYQNDARFNTDFVYITAANLISEKILQNRGDLDELIVLRNESGALVPYVYQLYLDRNHDYRLSALTEEESIAVVTNAIGGELPSPEKFLGLVVAKHQVSIKNTNTRPLDRLVILTANGTSCRLQTKQLFKNSAMQLDIENHWLTDAHGHLHVASMDINRNFREEVVLIQQTGDSHIKAVFYEAGDSKFKKIHSRIFPVEPDGTTDDCWNQLYRAPQSDRSTVFSNVELSGSASLFYSS
- a CDS encoding sulfatase-like hydrolase/transferase, yielding MSYIERRSQTGQPFFLTLNYQDPHPYFTAPEPYDTLFSPDQFTLPSNFRREPVAGEPRRLEIWREHSRSRDAGEEDFKKAMAMYCGQIRYVDDQLGRVLDKLEELNLLESTIVLFWSDHGEFIGDYGVTHKMAAYYDSLIRIPMILRDPSGRIPTGRNHHIIEAMDIFATILDLCGIPQPSGSRAYSLLRENYMPRTDAYAEGGLLIPPVDDPIPGLRLRAPSPPTQFGPGAMLRTDQWKLCVHGYDCRELYDLGSDPHETNNLYNNPTYATIIRDLTNRLVQRMLCYGQAPEHLPRPLIKKIACNGIPIWNKAASAVMQCTGMLPGNKRSGE
- a CDS encoding LysM domain-containing protein, whose translation is MEIRRINHRYKWASRSPMMIAKFGYVKEPEGLESTLPKESVYDHALYPGETLNDVAKQYGGSKDAIMQRNNITDELAVGAGVKLLAPVLNCIE